The genomic stretch cgcgtgaccgagaaaacttctcacccctctaacattcacgggaggtgggagtttctctatcacctcaactttagctttatcgacctcgatgcccttttccgaaatcaaatgacccaagacaattccttcattgaccatgaagtgacacttttcccaatttaaaataagactaacatcttcacacttttgcaacacaagagaaagattatgcaaacatgagtcaaagtcctttccatatacactaaaatcatccataaaaacttccattatggtctctaggtaatcggagaagacactcatcatgcatctttggaaagtggcgggggcattacataaaccaaaaggcatcctcctatatgcaaaagtgccataagggcatgtgaaagtggtcttattttggtcatccgggtgtatagggatttggaagaatcccgaatacccgtcaaggtaacaaaataatttgttggaggctaacctctcaagcatttcgTCAATGAATGGTAAAGGgaagtgatcctttcttgttgcggagtttaacttccgatagtcaatgcacatacgccaaccggtgatcattcttgtgggtattagttcattcttttcatttgtcactactgtagtacctcctttcttaggtaccacttggacggggctaaccacaaagaatccgatatgggatatatgattcccgcatcaagtaatttcatgacttctcctttgacaacttcttgcatgtgggggttcaatcttctttggggttgaatggtaggtctatggtctttctctagatgaattctatgcatgcaaaagttgggacttatacccttaaggtcatctagactataacctatagccttctcatgttgtttcaacacatcaaacaattttcccaattggtcatcatcaagtctatcattaacaatcacgggtttggtctttgattcatcaaggtaagcatatttcaaatttgggggaaggggttttaaagtgggggtttgtaccttactttcctcctttgaagTTTTATTGAGAATTTGCCcaatctccattagacattccattctcatagcatactcaacttcattttcatcaacctcatcatattcaaattccatgatgggttcctcttgctcttgagcttgtaaaatatcttctaggatggattgctcatcctctatgggttgacatgcttccactagaatgttatgcactaattcggattgtgcgcgagtaagttccttgttagctagagcggcctcaaaaagatccacctccaattcccaatacatatttttagcctcacttgcttccaaggcttccaatgcttgcatgggatccttgaagaaaggtatactcaagtggtcctctaccaaacaatctataagatccatctcgcaaaatatcgaacaacttgaaaacgattagaacaaaccttgaggagttttacttccctaaggcgaagaaagacacaactaataacaataaaagggaaatctaaatcaagtaaacaccgtccccggcaacggcgccatttttgatcggtctgtttcgtgttcacaattaaaggtgtggtcgttgggtcacgtccgaatcaaaacacaatttatagcttcacaaacaactctacaattagtaaagaggcaagtaaaggtcggatcccaagggacgagtattcactagtagaaaaagtctcaTTGACATCGGTTATTTTACCCTATTTACATCGCTTTTGTGGCGATGTTTCTGGGGGCGACGTATTTAGTATTTTTAGCTAAACATCGATTTCagaaccgatgtaaatagtataAAATTAACATCGATTATGGGTAAAAGCGATGTTAATAGTGTTtcaattacatcggttttggtctaaaaccgatgcaaatagtatattattaacatcggttataggtgaaaagcgatgttaatagtgtctcaattacatcggttttggtctaAAATCGATGTAAATAGTATATTATTTACATCGGTTATAGGTGAAAAGCGATGTTAATAGTGTCTCAATTACATCGGTTTTTGTTTGAAACTAATGTAATGTAAATGGCATTTTTACATCGTTTTGTCTGAAACTGATGTATGAAACTGATGTAGTATGATTCAGAATGACGATTTACTCTTAAGTTAGGGGCCTACAAAATGAATCAATATAAAATAACAACCCTGCATCTTATTCCTTCCAACAATTTTAAACACAACTACATATTTATTATACCAAAAAAATATCATAGCGTATACAATTCCGTCCATTCAAAATAATTTAAAATGTACACTACAAGCTTCTACGACGCAAAATGTGTATTTTCAATTACAATTTCTAGAAATCTAAATCATGCATACTCTACACGTTCTTTCCATAATAAAGCGACCAAAGCTCTCGAACCTCGTTCATTTGTTCAATTGTCATTTGCGAACCTGAAACACACTACATACAAGAGTAAGGATTAGAATTaggaagaggtagacatttaaaaaatacgaacaatatctatacataaaaataaattcaaagGGCTTTATTACATAATAGCTATATACTTGCCTTTTGCACAAATCGTACCAATTTGTTATCAACTACGTCAGAAGCTCAGTACCTGCAAGAAAATTATGTTCTAGTAAACATAAGCCTTCATAAATATAACTCAGAACAACCCAAAAATGACCCCTGACCCAACTCATAAGCAAAAATGACGTCAACTGCGATGACCAGAACGCCCCATCGAACGAATAGAGTGTCGAAAGGCAATGTCACAATGAGATTCATGCACTATATGATTTCTACTTATTTGACTAGGCATCACAAGGTTCCTCGGGACAGTGTACTAAACAACATTTCAAACATGAATTGAAAGTTTGTCGCTGGAAGAAGTTCTAAGCACACTATAAAATAAATATCAATAAGACAACTACAAGTCTGCACCAATTTACTTGATGCTCAAAAGTAAAAATCAACCTTTGAGCATGTATTAATTCCCAAAGGTACTCACATCTTAAACACATAACCAGCATTAATACaacaggaaacaacaacaaacagtCAAACATTAACCATACATAACCAAAACAAAAGGGAAGAATCAAAGAATGTATAATTAGAACTCGGAAAAATGTATTTCATTTTGCAGGTAAGTACTGAGAGTAACTATAAAACAAGGAACAGCGTGACAGTCATTACTTTCGTAAACTCAACACAGAAGTAAGAAACAACCCACCACAAGATACTACGATCCATAATTTCGCAAACTGAACACTGAAATAACACAATGCGACAGTCATTACTTTCGCAAACTCAAAATTGAACTCAACTCTTCTACTTATTTCTATTTAATATTCCATGTCATTTTTAGGTATTTGTTTCAAGTTCTTGTGTTTTCATTTTTAGTCTCTTATATTCTTTGCTTGAGTCACTAGTTGAGATCGAGTCGCAGAGAATGTGGCTGTTTTTGTGAAGAATCATGAATAACATGTTCAAGAATCATGTATTCTAATATTCACCAATGTCTAATGTGATACTCCATTTAAATCTCAGTTAATAAGTACATTAAGTTTTACTCGTTAACAACTTAACATTACGGAAAGAAAAGTGTTAGGAAACATACTATACAGTGCGAGAAGAAAAGTAGTTACTTTAAAGAGTTGCCACTCTTGTATCTTCTTATTTGCACAATAATAATATCACCATCAGCGATTGAATCAGCAGCACGTGTAAGAGAGCTCATACTTTTCATCTCACTATCATCCCTCCCCTGAAAGTTCACAAATTTTTTACACATTGAGTAAAATCTTGAACATTTGGTAAATTTCAAAGTGAATGGACAAAATTTCATGAACATTAAGCAATCAATTTTACGAATCGATAGAAACTTTCAAATAATTCTATAGTTTAATCAATTTTAAGGGAACAACATATCAATTTAAGAAATTAAAAAAGCTAAAGATTATGGAGATTAATTGAGAAAGAAACAAAGTAGAAGCAACCTATATATTTTCTTATTCATTAAAAACCAAATTACCGATTCTCAGCGGTTGCATAATGAGTTTTTCACtgctaaaaaaaaaacaaattaccgATTCTCAGCGATTCTCATTAAAAACCAAATTACCGATTCTCAGCGATTCTCAGCCCGGTGCACAATGGCGTCCCCGCTAGGCGAGGGTCCGGGGAAGGGTCCCACAACAAGGGTGTAATTGGGGCAAGCCTtcccttgccattttggcaagaggccgctccaaggacttgaacccgtgacctcacGGTTACAAAGCAACATCTAAACCGGTGCGCCAAGGCTCCCCTTGCATAACCAGGAAAAAATTGATTTACTTGCCTTGAGTAGAAAACTTAAGATAATTCATATATGAGATTTCTCAGTTGGTGTAACTGTGTAAACATAAGATACCCAAACTTATTTGAAGAGCATTACAGTGTGAAAAAAGATGATACCATAATAATTTTAGAAATgtaaaacattttttattgccaAAAAAAAGGTCAACTTTACAATTTGGATAGTGTAAAAGATTGGGTAAGATAATTGCATGGTAGGAAGGGAGCAAAACCTAAAATCTCACTTATCCTACATAAGGCCATCCTGTCCAAGACTTGCCCGTACAAGTGTTAAAGTTCACGGAAAAAATCAGCACATTTTTGATAAATCGGGAAAAAATTACATTCGATCCAAGGAAATTTGAGTACACTAAGCCACAAGGTTCAAGAAAAGTTACTCTGTCATCAGGAAGAGGCAATGCGTTTTCTCGAGTTGCTATCTATCTTCTTAAGATGTCGTTGAGTATTATGCCAAATGCCAGAACTAGGAAAGTATGTACCAACGTGAGAACCGCGAATCTATGAAGCCAGAATATGCAAAGAAAAGCAGGTAAGCCGTTAGTTAGTAACGAGATCTTTCCTCAAACCAGGTTGGAAAAAAATAAGACTACATAAACATGATATTCAAATTTAACACACAGTGGAGACTACTTCATAAGTCCAGCCATATATAGACAGCTTAACTTAATGGGAGCCGCAATAGTGTGTGTGCGTGTGGTATGAGCTTGATGCTCACAAGGATTCTATCACGGGTTTTAAAAATGAAAGAGACAAAACATTTCCCGTTCATTTGTATTCCTGTTTTAAAGAAGTGTTATTTTACATTTCTACGTTCTAGCAGTTTTTCATCAATTGCCCACTACTCCTGATAAGGTCCAATGCATCTTTTTATCAGGCTtttattgttggttgttgttgttgcaccgAATTGCCTCTATCATCAACCAAGCTAAATATAAGGCAAAAGAGGACAACAAATCAGTTTACCTTGCTCTCTAAATCCAAGGCTTTGGACGCCAGCCCCTCTAACCACTGAGTTATCCGAAGGCACAGCTGAGCAGTGAGTTCCTTGGCAACAAACTTACAAGCCTCCAGATGAGTAGTTGTTGGGCTCAAAACAAGATCTCCAGGAAGTTTTTCACTGCTATGTTAAACAAAAATCAACAACCATAACATCAAGCAAATCCTCGGTCAACAAAAAGATTAGTGCATTTACATTATTAAACAATCGCCTTAAGAAGCATTGCAAAAGTATGCACAAAAGTAGACAATCAGGAATACTAACCTGCATAACCCAAACAAGTAAGGTTGTACTAAATAGTAGTGTCCGAACTTTTTTAAGGTCATCGAACTTTCCTGCGATGTAAGTAAAAAATTGTCAAAGAAATACAAGAAATTATACTTTGTTAtttaacttgattaattaagtACACTAGAAGAAGGGACAGCAACCTCGGACAAAATGATATGTAGGTGGCTATAGTAGGGCTATAGTAGGAATGACTAAATCAGCCCCATTAAAAACAACATTACAAGCAAATACCTCAAAGATAAACAAAGATATTTCCTTTCTAACCAAATACCTCAAGATAAACAAATATAATACCTCGCTAGTAAGCAATGCAAGCGAGTGACGAAGGTTTCATGACAAACTAACAATAAAAACAGATATTGATCCTTGGTTCCGTGACGAAGGTTTGGAAACATGGTAATGACGAAGGTTTCATGACAAACTAACAATAAAAACAGATATCGATCCTTGGTTCCGTTTTCTTAGTAATTATGGCTTAAAAGACGACGAGCTAagaaaaatcaatttcaatacaAACACATCGAATTCAGTTTAGGGTATAACCACCCAAACAATcaaaatcataataataataaaataaattcaatAAAACCAATATCAAAGGTGAAGTAATCAAATAACCCACAACATATATATTCATCTTCAAAATCTAAATATTCCTGCAAGATTTCTCCATAGTGCATATAAAACATGAACATAACCATCAACAAATTACAATATAGACACAATAACacaaaaattatacaaaaaaatcGAATTAAACATAAGAatctaaaaattagggtttatacctCAAACAGAAGAGAGAACAAGGGTGGTACTCAAGGTGGTTGTTCGCCGCTGTTACGAGGGGTTAGTGACGGGCCAGTATATGAATAGCGGTGTGGCATGAGAGACATGAAATCCTGGTGGTAGAGGGCGGGTAAAGATGATAGCGAGAGCGAGGTCGAATGAAGAGGCGAAAAATTATATCAGAAAGTGAAGGGTCTTGGGGAAATAAGAGACTAGGTAGTTTTTTTTGTCTATTAATTGAGAATGCTTTTACATCGGCCCtttaaaaccgatgttaatgaTACCATCTTTACATCGTTTATGTTAAAATCGATGGTACAAATATCTTTGtacattattttttaaaaatccGATGTTATTTATGAACATTTACATCGTTTCAACTATAACCGATGTCTTTGTGGCGATGTAAAtaggactttttctactagtgattgAAATGAGATtcctattgaaactagtggtgtcttaggtgtgtcacaatttgggttgatgtagaaggtcactaactaaaatagcaatgaaaataaactagcaagatgaattaaaaggggtgcaaacaattgattaaaaagcactagggtgtcatgggatcataggggaatcaagggaattgatcatacaaacatgttctcaaattataagcaagcaattattgttgtgatggattgagttgggttatatcttacaatcctaggaaagtttgggtcccggagccgaatcgattagattgtacaacacctacaagtcgacttaatcttccctactcaacaacatgcatggtctaatgagactcgagttaggttatgtcttacaagtctcattgaaaagataggagatggtggtaaatccaaggattcataggcttagcatttcatcaaatataacatgtgcatgagttgagatcaaaacaagaaagcaaataaaacatgaaagcatattaatttaagcatgaatcattccccatgttggtttcccctaatcacccattaaccctagctaagagactactcactcattatcatgttgatcatgctagcaaggttgtcaatcataccaacaaaatgaaacatgatgaataaataaaagtaattaacaataattaaaaagggattaagagaattatacctactaatggttccaataataaagcaaagataaaagaagtacttgaatgcttgattgagaggttgtcaatctcccaataataacccaaataatcttcaattacccaaaataaaggatgaacaaaagagagattaaggaaataaaacttgtattagaacttgattaattgttgattacaaaactaaagagagatttaattgatattaactactctaaatattgataagaagaacatgctcttctaattagactaatggggtatttatagtggaaattagggggatgcagtagggttaactaagggttaaactagtaattacactttttagattgagcagggaggagacggtattttccgaaggaagggcttctttatttgtagcttggagaagaggaaatcgcgttgtagaggaatccgggcggattagggtcgggacgggcggattctggcgatggaacccgagcggattcaagagaatccgggtggattgtggtgatggaatccgagcgtcttggtggaaaaccgcatggattgtgcaggtggaggacggccggattgtagacaatccgcacagattgtgcctcagcaaggcttcttcttcttttcttcccttttcttcataaattccttggggatttccttggggactcaaggatcctttctcaacattactcatctactatcatatgtacaaaggccttctaatcttgtctctccttgatgcttggtcatttaattcgatcaatttagtctcgttttgccatgaaaatgcaagattcttactcctttcctaccaagggatcaaaatctcaaagaatatgcaaaacaaagaactaaagataataaatgacccaaatatgcactaaaaagcatgggaacaaggctaattcgggggctaaatatgcgctaattatggtcacatcaggtaTGAAATTGAAGCTTTTgaaaagttcaaagagtttcagaatgaagtagaaaaccaattaaaaagaagattaaaacattacgattAGATcctggtggggaatatttaagtaatgactttaatgatcaccttaaaaactgtggtattgtatctcagttaactcctcctggcacaccacaactgaatggtgtggctgaaaggagcaatcgaactttattagatatggtccgatcaatgatgagtgaaactgagttacctaagggtcattttggggatttgccattttatctgcaatacgctcacttaatcaaagtcccactaaaacaactgacaaaactccatatgagatttggaaagggaaggtccggaatttgcgatacatgaatgtatggggttgtgatgcttatgtgaagagcaagtctgacgataagcttgcacctcgttctgacaaTTGTATATTTGTAGGATatcctaaggaaacttgtggatatttcTTCTACAATTGTAacgaaaacaaagtgtttgtggctcgtgaggctgtctttctagaaaaagagtttatttctagcaaacggagtgggagaaaatttgaacttgatgaagttcaagagccacaaactgatgtgacagtacAGGAAGATGTTCTTTCTACGTCTAACTCGGTTATGATTCCTTCTAAACCTAAGAGGTCAGGTAGGGTTACTCGCCAGCCTGAtggataccttggtattatcgaggaagatggtgactatgaggtaatacttttagaaagtgatgaacctaacACCTACAAAGCGGCTATTACTAGTTCTAACTCTAagttatggctcgaggccatacaatccgaaatggattccatgtacgataatcaggtatgggacctggttgacttacctaaagatgttcgacctcttcagtgtaagtggatcttTAAGATTAAAATcagcatggatggacataaagatgtctacaaagctcgATTAgtagcaaaaggtttcacccaggttcattgtttacactatgacgaaacttttgcaccagtatctatgcttagatctgttcggataatgttaacgattgctgcatttcatgattatgagatatggaaaaTGAATGTGATGACCGCATTCCTGAAtaggtttctggaagaggaa from Silene latifolia isolate original U9 population chromosome 2, ASM4854445v1, whole genome shotgun sequence encodes the following:
- the LOC141642857 gene encoding nuclear pore complex protein NUP107-like isoform X2 gives rise to the protein MTLKKFGHYYLVQPYLFGLCSEKLPGDLVLSPTTTHLEACKFVAKELTAQLCLRITQWLEGLASKALDLESKIRGSHVGTYFPSSGIWHNTQRHLKKIDSNSRKRIASS
- the LOC141642857 gene encoding nuclear pore complex protein NUP107-like isoform X1 — protein: MTLKKFGHYYLVQPYLFGLCSSEKLPGDLVLSPTTTHLEACKFVAKELTAQLCLRITQWLEGLASKALDLESKIRGSHVGTYFPSSGIWHNTQRHLKKIDSNSRKRIASS